The following are from one region of the Betta splendens chromosome 15, fBetSpl5.4, whole genome shotgun sequence genome:
- the etaa1b gene encoding ewing's tumor-associated antigen 1: MSGTGAHAAASSEFTELWRTASIACRGKPQDNKPGQQVPDAAAPSVCNDLHSPNRTGRYLNNGESPCDVEASQDIFWDSTSPTQANAGSGFRNNRVVEISDIVNRIAPKDVKANATDSFLLQWIGDSAVPSTPEIAKPRLRKRSCRQNSVEDLMKLARQFDENMQQDKESSEQLISINNNLNECVNTSQTKLTKAPSSSDPVETELHALFDCSTQKVSGQFSQGSSVPASSQEMKDLPGKLHLTGPQQSELKPTDKSSSAAHPAEQKGCQGFSASHCDDFDDDWENDDLLNDSFILAMTQNPDQQPDTYPENTLEAKSKTNTTQVTPVYSTGSTNATHQPSSLHSKPNCSALQELCPKPKTTNRSTFKLEPNPYFQSIAAAKDVSKPNFTVVQTKTQMSDRKTARPKTLATPQPDNITNHQKEACVAAGSSIDISDSLWDDGEDDALLYQVCDTVERISNSQPQHMSSSNCQERQDINLNGQQKASVPLAIGTVWTVKPGARRSLQDCVQPNSLPSTNIPIKGASIKSWMSHSLPGSRESLGSFGQCKESSGTFHDNSGNMDTKPRTVKSHHTAFKRHVSDSAIDNKAFITTGKCSAAEIERKKQEALARKRLRMQNASKP, translated from the exons ATGTCAGGGACAGGGGCGCACGCAGCGGCCTCCTCTGAGTTCACCGAGCTGTGGAGGACTGCTTCCATAGCCTGTCGCGGCAAACCACAGGACAACAAACCTGGACAGCAAGTCCCCGACGCGGCGGCGCCTTCCGTTTGTAACG ATTTGCACAGTCCTAACCGCACAGGCAGATACCTGAATAATGGGGAGTCTCCGTGTGATGTGGAAGCGTCGCAGGATATTTTCTGGGATTCTACGTCCCCCACTCAAGCTAATGCAG ggTCTGGATTCAGAAACAACAGAGTTGTGGAAATATCAGACATTGTGAACCGTATTGCTCCAAAG GATGTAAAAGCAAACGCCACAGACTCCTTTCTGCTGCAGTGGATCGGCGACAGTGCAGTCCCTTCCACACCTGAGATTGCGAAGCCAAGACTCAGGAAAAGGTCCTGCAG GCAGAACAGTGTGGAGGATCTAATGAAACTCGCCAGGCAGTTTGATGAGAACATGCAGCAGGACAAGGAGTCTTCAGAGCAGCTCATCTCCATCAACAATAACCTCAATGAGTGTGTGAACACTTCCCAGACGAAACTGACAAAGGCTCCGTCCTCATCAGATCCAGTGGAGACAGAACTGCACGCTTTATTTGACTGTTCCACTCAGAAAGTCAGTGGCCAGTTCAGCCAAGGATCGTCTGTGCCGGCCAgttcacaggaaatgaaagactTGCCTGGAAAATTACACTTAACTGGACCCCAACAGTCAGAGCTCAAGCCAACTGACAAGTCCAGCTCAGCTGCACACCCTGCTGAACAGAAAGGATGTCAGGGTTTTAGTGCGAGCCACTGTGATGACTTTGATGATGACTGGGAGAATGATGACCTGCTTAATGACTCGTTTATCCTGGCAATGACCCAGAATCCTGACCAGCAACCTGACACTTACCCTGAAAACACCTTGGAGGCTAAGTCCAAGACAAACACTACTCAGGTCACCCCTGTTTACAGTACTGGCAGTACAAACGCTACCCATCAGCCTTCAAGCTTGCACTCCAAGCCGAACTGCAGTGCACTGCAGGAATTGTGTCCCAAACCAAAGACTACCAACCGAAGCACTTTTAAGTTAGAGCCCAACCCTTACTTCCAGTCTATAGCAGCTGCCAAGGACGTTTCCAAGCCGAACTTCACTGTTGTACAAACTAAAACACAGATGTCTGACAGGAAAACTGCCAGGCCAAAGACACTGGCTACCCCTCAACCTGACAACATCACGAATCATCAAAAGGAAGCTTGTGTAGCAGCAGGCTCTTCTATAGACATTTCAGACAGTCTGTGGGATGATGGGGAAGATGACGCACTACTCTACCAGGTATGTGACACTGTGGAGAGGATCTCCAACAGTCAGCCTCAGCACATGAGCTCCAGTAACTGCCAAGAAAGACAGGATATTAACCTAAACGGACAGCAAAAAGCCAGTGTACCCCTGGCAATCGGCACCGTCTGGACTGTGAAGCCCGGGGCCAGACGGTCATTGCAGGACTGTGTTCAACCTAACTCCTTACCAAGTACTAACATTCCCATTAAGGGTGCCAGCATCAAGTCCTGGATGTCTCACAGCCTCCCAGGAAGCCGTGAGAGTCTGGGTTCGTTTGGCCAGTGTAAAGAATCCTCTGGAACTTTCCATGACAACAGTGGTAACATGGACACGAAGCCACGGACAGTGAAGTCTCATCACACAGCCTTCAAAAGACATGTGTCAGACTCCGCTATAGACAACAAGG CTTTTATCACAACCGGGAAGTGCTCTGCAGCTGAGATTGAGAGGAAGAAACAGGAAGCCTTGGCCAGGAAACGTCTGCGTATGCAGAATGCCTCAAAACCATAA